The following coding sequences lie in one Candidatus Phytoplasma solani genomic window:
- a CDS encoding Panacea domain-containing protein, whose translation MNNKTQNKTVNLKTQIKKLKQQIAKLNKKLATYEQKCYNFVIERKGTKAMNMENQKNKINVFDVVDFFLKKDKKLNKTKIQKLLYYSQGYYIAKYDNVLFPERIEAWPYGPVVPDVYAEALRQEIQPFFKYFDFENEKSNLPLTIEQKEILEQVFNKFGYMTASQLTKLTHKEEPWKKTYDPEKLYSSCVIEPNILCDFFCNKKTLKKIKKTR comes from the coding sequence ATGAACAATAAAACCCAAAATAAAACCGTAAACTTAAAAACCCAAATCAAAAAACTAAAACAACAAATAGCCAAACTAAACAAAAAACTTGCAACATATGAACAAAAATGTTATAATTTTGTTATAGAAAGAAAGGGGACAAAAGCAATGAATATGGAAAATCAAAAAAACAAAATTAACGTTTTTGATGTTGTTGATTTTTTCTTAAAAAAAGATAAAAAACTTAATAAAACCAAAATTCAAAAATTACTTTATTATTCACAAGGTTATTACATAGCTAAATATGATAATGTTTTATTTCCTGAAAGAATCGAAGCATGGCCATACGGCCCTGTTGTTCCTGATGTTTATGCAGAAGCTCTTAGACAAGAAATTCAACCATTTTTTAAATATTTTGATTTTGAAAACGAAAAAAGTAATTTGCCATTAACTATAGAACAAAAAGAAATTTTGGAACAAGTTTTTAATAAATTTGGTTATATGACAGCTTCTCAACTTACTAAATTAACACACAAAGAAGAGCCTTGGAAAAAAACTTATGATCCAGAAAAGTTATATTCTTCTTGTGTTATTGAACCAAATATTTTGTGTGATTTTTTTTGTAATAAAAAAACGTTAAAAAAAATAAAAAAAACAAGATAA
- a CDS encoding effector — translation MFNIKKIIKWFFIVLGILLFLIIVFIGFIVLTEKKIKKLPKEQIPILKETAFEKFDEWYDDNKKCTMIKAKYTFDGLNGIGYYQQQLQEKKGSHNDISIAQDRLETQKEPSNLAYYIEDRYPFDLWKENSANGFKFSRFDIKNDSQLFIYVDLEKQFKEDSSGNYLIVKYKGPKHFLDDDKDYYLGSAHVSDSNFELTNFHLHFNPVRNTLSLYQDKHNNDKAKEDAYNKRTSDDW, via the coding sequence ATGTTTAATATTAAAAAAATCATTAAGTGGTTTTTTATCGTATTAGGGATACTTCTTTTTTTAATTATCGTTTTTATTGGTTTTATTGTTTTAACCGAAAAAAAAATCAAGAAATTACCGAAAGAACAAATCCCTATTTTAAAAGAAACCGCATTCGAAAAGTTTGATGAATGGTATGACGATAATAAAAAATGTACAATGATCAAAGCCAAATATACTTTTGATGGCCTTAATGGAATTGGTTATTATCAACAACAACTTCAAGAAAAAAAAGGTAGTCATAACGATATTTCAATCGCTCAAGACCGCCTCGAAACCCAAAAAGAACCCTCTAACTTAGCTTATTACATCGAAGACCGTTACCCCTTCGACCTTTGGAAGGAAAACTCAGCGAACGGATTTAAATTTTCTCGTTTCGACATAAAAAATGATAGTCAATTATTTATATATGTTGATTTAGAAAAACAATTCAAAGAAGACTCAAGCGGTAACTATTTAATCGTTAAATACAAAGGCCCTAAACACTTCTTAGACGACGACAAGGACTATTACCTTGGTAGCGCACATGTTTCCGACTCTAACTTTGAATTAACTAATTTTCACCTCCACTTTAATCCTGTCCGTAACACTTTATCCCTTTACCAAGATAAACACAATAACGATAAAGCCAAAGAAGACGCATATAATAAAAGAACCAGCGATGACTGGTGA
- a CDS encoding toprim domain-containing protein produces MNYQEKIKHIQTQFPMSVLLKKLNIISPNFNIKYRFPCPIHQGQNPTCCHLTSDNKIHCWKCCKDYDIVDVYMEIRGTSSFEEAIKRILNFMKTEEFKKLTQKQNSIINTSTIPLKYQHHPKNTLNPIDEKEINAKKTRLFKEISPLFNQIRDYYNYLLTANRNNESHLGLKYLTQKRKLTPQTITEFKLGYAPLSDKPLSFRFVNYCKKKNIDTTKLVEYGFIKEKINQKGTKYYHDTFHGSIIIPIENGYNKTFHFYQNNFREVSYFQPKYQALTNFSQTPTFHFSYRFFEALPYIKKTKIIIIHEGFFDVISCWQNNIKNTVGLICVTQLLSQSQLEILKKENIKVVIALDNDEIGQKRSESLGEQLKEANILYEIRRILPPYDKTCKDVDDLLRQFGKQAYQKCFLDPYITYEEAKKKIIVDLAIHFFGQDKVEVIN; encoded by the coding sequence ATGAATTATCAAGAAAAAATAAAACACATCCAAACACAATTTCCCATGTCAGTTTTATTAAAAAAACTAAACATTATATCCCCAAACTTCAACATCAAATATCGTTTCCCCTGCCCTATCCATCAAGGCCAAAACCCAACTTGTTGTCATTTAACTTCAGATAATAAAATTCATTGTTGGAAATGTTGTAAAGATTACGATATTGTTGATGTTTATATGGAAATAAGAGGAACTAGTTCTTTTGAAGAAGCTATTAAAAGAATTTTGAATTTCATGAAAACCGAAGAGTTCAAAAAATTAACCCAGAAACAAAATTCAATAATTAATACATCAACAATCCCCCTCAAATATCAACACCACCCTAAAAATACATTGAACCCCATCGACGAAAAAGAAATTAATGCCAAAAAAACACGATTATTTAAAGAAATATCACCTTTATTCAACCAAATTAGAGATTATTATAACTATTTATTAACCGCCAACCGCAACAATGAATCTCACCTAGGATTAAAATATTTAACGCAAAAAAGAAAATTAACCCCCCAAACTATCACAGAATTTAAACTTGGTTACGCCCCATTATCTGATAAACCCTTATCTTTTCGATTTGTAAATTATTGCAAAAAGAAAAACATTGATACAACAAAACTAGTTGAATATGGCTTTATTAAAGAAAAAATCAATCAAAAAGGCACTAAATACTATCACGATACTTTCCATGGTTCCATAATTATCCCTATCGAAAACGGATATAACAAAACATTCCATTTTTATCAAAATAATTTTCGCGAAGTTTCTTATTTCCAACCCAAATATCAAGCTTTAACTAATTTTAGTCAAACTCCGACCTTTCATTTCAGCTATCGTTTTTTTGAAGCGTTACCATATATTAAAAAAACTAAAATAATTATCATTCATGAAGGTTTTTTTGATGTCATTAGTTGTTGGCAAAACAATATTAAAAACACGGTCGGTCTAATTTGCGTCACTCAATTACTTTCTCAATCTCAACTAGAAATTCTCAAAAAAGAAAATATCAAAGTAGTTATCGCTTTAGATAACGACGAAATAGGACAAAAACGCAGCGAATCCTTAGGAGAACAACTTAAAGAAGCAAATATTTTATACGAAATTAGACGAATTTTACCACCTTACGACAAAACTTGCAAAGATGTAGATGATTTATTAAGACAATTTGGGAAACAAGCCTATCAAAAATGTTTTTTAGACCCCTATATCACCTATGAAGAGGCCAAAAAGAAAATCATAGTCGATTTAGCCATTCATTTTTTCGGACAAGACAAAGTTGAAGTAATTAATTAA
- a CDS encoding replicative DNA helicase: MLTNQQKALQQLIKYSAQGQWEKVNLYCQIINPQTLLDPNNTKIFTALKYLFLEKQTSHPWDKIKSQTEIIQELITYLQTHFPQDNFTKESLSFLSDDINEENNLDFLDNLKHTYTQEKLFQQLLKIISPSFENKDPYHKHLYYQEIFDKLRKFMAFIPHKNDKTLFNLNQMVSCHPEFFESNQQAKQKIQEEYYRLSETFKGLNQATKGFKKGQIITIGGYTGLGKTTFVYNLLIDISKTKHQETNKHPNMLVFSYEMTLEENLSRLLAHQTQIPLDIILDKSFEDSNITHTHYTERMNQAKQFFVNINLSFSYDKGKNIDYVIDLVYRLHLEKKAEIIVIDHLQITKSTNHLENDRLAIDEIMTKLKQLAIELNIVIIILSQFSRDTYNNYQGKSPEITALKGSGGIETNSDIVLMMTEFQPKLSKEKEKPLNIYNQNCNQLYLESKNNENQKIIEICIKKNRSGTKKTLIYHFELTTQTFQEIGYVLPYQIETY; this comes from the coding sequence ATGTTAACCAACCAACAAAAAGCGTTACAACAACTAATAAAATATAGCGCACAAGGCCAATGGGAAAAGGTAAACCTTTATTGCCAAATCATCAACCCCCAAACCCTACTTGACCCCAACAACACAAAAATATTTACAGCTTTAAAATATTTATTTTTAGAAAAACAAACATCTCATCCTTGGGATAAAATCAAATCTCAAACGGAGATAATCCAAGAATTAATCACCTATCTTCAAACCCATTTTCCCCAAGATAACTTTACGAAAGAATCACTATCTTTTTTAAGTGATGATATTAATGAAGAAAATAACCTTGATTTCTTAGATAACTTAAAACATACCTATACCCAAGAAAAACTGTTCCAACAACTCTTAAAAATTATTAGTCCTTCTTTTGAAAATAAAGATCCTTATCATAAACATCTATACTACCAAGAAATCTTTGATAAATTAAGAAAATTTATGGCTTTTATTCCTCACAAAAATGATAAAACACTCTTTAATTTAAATCAAATGGTTTCTTGTCATCCTGAATTTTTTGAGTCCAATCAACAAGCCAAACAAAAAATTCAAGAAGAATATTACCGCCTATCAGAAACTTTCAAAGGATTAAATCAAGCCACAAAAGGCTTTAAAAAAGGTCAAATTATCACCATTGGGGGCTATACTGGTTTAGGAAAAACCACTTTTGTCTACAACCTTTTAATAGACATTTCAAAAACCAAACACCAAGAAACAAACAAACATCCAAATATGTTGGTATTTTCTTATGAAATGACCTTAGAAGAAAATTTAAGTCGTTTATTAGCCCACCAAACTCAAATTCCTTTAGATATTATTTTAGATAAAAGTTTTGAAGACTCAAACATCACACACACACACTACACGGAAAGGATGAACCAAGCCAAACAATTTTTTGTTAACATTAACTTATCATTCAGTTACGATAAAGGCAAAAATATTGATTACGTCATTGATTTAGTTTATCGCCTCCATTTAGAAAAAAAGGCTGAAATTATCGTTATCGACCATCTCCAAATAACCAAATCGACTAATCATTTAGAAAATGATCGATTAGCCATTGACGAAATAATGACGAAACTCAAACAATTAGCCATTGAATTAAATATTGTAATTATCATTTTATCTCAATTTTCAAGAGATACATACAACAATTATCAAGGAAAATCCCCTGAAATCACCGCTTTAAAAGGAAGTGGCGGCATCGAAACTAACTCCGATATTGTCTTAATGATGACTGAATTCCAACCTAAACTATCCAAAGAAAAAGAAAAACCATTGAATATCTATAATCAAAATTGTAATCAATTATATTTAGAATCAAAAAACAACGAAAATCAAAAAATAATCGAAATATGCATCAAAAAAAATCGTAGCGGAACTAAAAAAACTTTAATTTATCACTTCGAACTAACCACCCAAACCTTCCAAGAAATCGGTTATGTTTTACCTTATCAAATAGAAACTTATTAA
- a CDS encoding effector protein — MVYAGQVYSEIKKTDSSEQLFDSSETKIEFLRSKIDDLSRKRNSILKEINRIEETLSFHLKIRSKKNPNVSERNSSFLKFQISFLKEKKSFLKKNLEQINLEQIDLEIQLRKKIYSLKK; from the coding sequence TTGGTTTATGCTGGTCAAGTTTATTCAGAAATTAAAAAAACAGATTCTTCGGAACAATTATTTGATTCTTCAGAAACAAAAATTGAGTTTTTAAGATCTAAAATAGATGATTTATCGAGAAAAAGAAATTCCATATTAAAAGAAATTAATAGAATAGAAGAAACATTATCATTTCATTTAAAAATCAGAAGTAAGAAAAATCCTAACGTTTCAGAAAGAAATTCAAGTTTTTTAAAATTTCAAATATCTTTTTTGAAAGAAAAAAAATCTTTTCTTAAAAAAAATTTAGAACAAATAAATTTAGAACAAATAGATTTAGAAATTCAATTAAGAAAAAAAATATATTCTCTTAAAAAATAA
- a CDS encoding Panacea domain-containing protein, producing MTNKFNQIIKNIKKIEKQITKLNKKFEILKEKCYNVNNRSNFQKGLIMENLEKVNVFDVAKYLLNNCPQKYGTGITQMQKLLYYAQGEHLIRYQQPLFTEEIQAWPLGPVVAHVYYQFVKCRSEKKDFFEYNCSKKILTKKILDILDLVLKKHGYKEPQTLIEQTHNEDPWKNTYHPNKKFSNSVISHEKIYLFFKIKNNYFNFY from the coding sequence ATGACAAACAAATTCAATCAAATTATAAAAAACATTAAAAAAATCGAAAAACAAATTACTAAATTAAACAAAAAATTTGAAATTTTAAAAGAAAAATGTTATAATGTTAATAATCGAAGTAATTTTCAAAAGGGGTTAATTATGGAAAATCTAGAGAAAGTTAATGTTTTTGACGTTGCTAAATATCTTTTAAATAACTGTCCTCAAAAATATGGCACTGGCATTACGCAAATGCAAAAATTATTATATTATGCTCAAGGAGAACATTTAATTCGTTATCAACAACCATTATTTACTGAAGAAATTCAAGCTTGGCCATTAGGACCAGTAGTTGCTCATGTTTATTATCAATTTGTGAAATGTCGCTCGGAAAAGAAAGATTTTTTTGAATACAATTGTAGTAAAAAAATATTAACCAAAAAAATTCTTGATATTTTGGATTTAGTTTTAAAAAAACATGGTTATAAAGAACCGCAAACTTTAATCGAACAAACACATAACGAAGATCCTTGGAAGAATACTTATCATCCTAATAAAAAATTTTCAAATTCTGTTATTTCACATGAAAAAATTTATCTTTTTTTCAAAATCAAAAATAATTATTTTAATTTTTATTAA
- the tmk gene encoding dTMP kinase, with amino-acid sequence MKLIIFEGLDGSGKTSLIKSVKRELKKQGKEVIVIRGLGSSTIGESIRETFLTHNKLHNLTRYFLSFANMIQTQEELIKPHLKTPKIILVDRWLGSNFAYRVYPNQIDKKYYLFNNLTKFFIKPNLTVYLKINPQIGLNRKVNQTNHTLDVIESSPLSYFHQVEKGYQEFLKRKNLGPQIVLKAMEAKNSNFNTNQIIKKIGEIPNANSH; translated from the coding sequence ATGAAATTAATTATATTCGAAGGACTTGACGGCAGTGGAAAAACAAGTTTAATAAAAAGCGTTAAACGTGAATTAAAAAAACAAGGCAAAGAAGTGATTGTTATTCGCGGATTAGGAAGTTCAACAATTGGCGAATCTATACGTGAAACGTTTTTAACACACAACAAATTACACAATTTAACTAGATATTTTTTAAGTTTTGCTAACATGATTCAAACCCAAGAAGAACTCATCAAACCCCACTTAAAAACCCCTAAAATTATTTTAGTTGATCGTTGGTTAGGCTCTAATTTTGCATATCGTGTATATCCTAATCAAATTGATAAAAAATATTATCTTTTTAACAATTTAACTAAATTTTTTATCAAACCAAATTTGACTGTTTATTTAAAAATCAACCCACAAATAGGGTTAAACCGCAAAGTAAATCAAACTAATCACACACTCGATGTCATTGAATCAAGCCCATTGTCATATTTTCATCAAGTAGAAAAGGGTTATCAGGAATTTTTAAAACGAAAAAACCTAGGTCCTCAAATTGTTTTAAAAGCGATGGAAGCTAAAAATTCCAACTTCAACACAAACCAAATAATCAAAAAAATAGGAGAAATACCAAATGCCAATAGTCATTAA
- a CDS encoding YqaJ viral recombinase family protein, translated as MQIKLSQRTKLWYQHRKKYINASEIASITGLDPFRSMEQLVHDKLFGTTFTANQYTLHGQKMEPIARQFFIKKTNLIFEDTIFTDDQVNLFSASLDGYNEQHQAVLEIKCPFVNENQTTSKTWETFLSQPHSNNIPRYYWAQVQCQLYCSQANFAYFLVYFHDQNYHVVRIYKDNNFISKMIKDSQKYLELLHKAKE; from the coding sequence ATGCAAATCAAACTATCACAACGCACCAAATTATGGTATCAACATCGAAAAAAATACATCAACGCTTCCGAAATCGCTTCCATTACGGGGTTAGATCCCTTTCGTTCCATGGAACAATTAGTCCATGATAAACTCTTTGGCACCACTTTTACCGCCAATCAATATACGCTTCATGGACAAAAGATGGAACCTATCGCTCGGCAGTTTTTCATAAAAAAAACCAATTTAATTTTCGAAGACACCATTTTTACTGATGATCAAGTTAACCTTTTTTCCGCCTCTTTAGATGGATACAACGAACAACATCAAGCCGTTTTAGAAATTAAATGCCCGTTTGTTAATGAAAACCAAACAACATCAAAAACATGGGAAACATTTTTAAGCCAACCGCATTCAAACAATATACCACGTTATTATTGGGCCCAAGTTCAATGTCAACTCTATTGTAGCCAAGCGAACTTCGCTTACTTTTTAGTCTATTTTCATGACCAAAACTATCATGTTGTTCGGATTTATAAAGATAATAATTTTATTTCTAAAATGATTAAAGATAGTCAAAAATATTTAGAATTACTACACAAAGCCAAAGAATAA